Sequence from the Phragmites australis chromosome 6, lpPhrAust1.1, whole genome shotgun sequence genome:
aaaagtgatcatttgattttttttagaaaagtgatcacttgattttttttagaaaagtgaTCACTTGATTGTTATCAGTTATACTGACGGACACAAGAAATGAAAAGCTACAGACTAAAGCATTTTCTCTAAAAAAGAGAGGTAAAAGCCACTGCTTCCTAGAGTGCTTTTCACGCATATTAATTTGTAAGTTGAATATTTGTTATATCCAGCATACCCCAACATGCTTTTCACGTATATTAATTTGTAAGTTGTTGTCGAATATTTATGTCCAGTAGCAACATCAAAATCTCTAAGAATACTTATTGAACTATAAGCCTAATCGCGTTATGAATATGGAAGTGCAGCAGATATTTCACCTGTAATTGTTAACAAATAGTTAGTTAATTATGTTTTTCTCCCTGTCACAGCATACACAGTACACTGTTTATCTATCTCCAATCATCTACACATCCAGACGGATACAACTGTTTGGAACCCTCTCGCAGTCAATTAACTAAAACTGGCTTACAGATAACAGGCACCATTAACCCTTGGAATTTATCAAGGATTATTAGCACTTGGGTTCTTTAGAAATTACCATCGCCCAAAATTTGCACTGAAGCCTGATTCAATCGTCCACATAAGAGGCTCTACATTCTAACACATCCAAGCCTAGACTCCACCAGCACCGATTTTTAAACATATCGAAACCGATGAGACTTTTCCATTTCAATGTTGGTTTGTGCAATTGCTCCCAATTGAACCAAAAAAGAAGACACGCCAGTGTAGAGATTTATAGCGTATAATTGTTCCATACCAATAAGTTAGTTTGTTCGATCTAGCAAttctacatgcatgcataattTCATCCTCATAGAACTCTTACCCAATGCACAGACATGCACAGAGCCATAGCTTTGGCTCGTATTTTATTGGGGAAAATCTCAGGCAATAGAAGTCCTGGCACTGGCCCTGCTCCTAACGAAAATGACAAGACAaacctgaaaaaaaaatactaactGTAACTAACTAACCAAGGGGTGCCATGATTCTTGTACTCATAACAAAGGTAAATGAAAATTATCAAAGAAAAGTTCAACAGGTATGCTATAAGCATACAGGTAAATACTACAAACATTTAGCAGCTGGCATACAATTCAACCAAGTGGAAATATTCTGTATGGAAAACTACTACACAATATAGGTGACACTATAATTAGGAAAACTACTACACAGGAAGAGAGATGAAACAAAGATCATAAGCTACAATATTTTTATGCTATTAAACAAGTTCAATAAGCAATTCAAACTCTTATCCTCTTCATTGGCAGCTCTtcttgggtttcatctctagcctaccccgaCTTGCTTGGGattaaaaggctttgttgtcattgttgttgttgatctGCTGACTGCTTGCAATTCAGTTAGGTCAGAGGAGCAGATATGGCACTTGTCACGAACAGCATGCGCACTAAATTCAGCACATGTCCATAGCCCAACATATAGTATTGTGACTTCCACACATTGCTAAGTTTCAAGAAGGCAGGACAGAAcatagttatctaggataaatTAACTTGACTATATAAACAAAGCTGTTTAAGGTTACAAATCTAGATACCTCAATTTAGTCCAGTTCAACATGAAAGATGCAAAGAACTAAGTTCAAAAGTCCTGCAAGGTATTGACTAGTGGAAGATGCGGAACTCATGGAACTTACAGCAGAATGCCACCAACAGAAAGATATACACTCATAGAACCAAGATATTGACGGTTTGCTCCGACAGCCTGAAGCCCCATTGCGAAGGCCTATACCAGTAAGGTGCTGTCAGTAATTTCAACATAACAtttcttttttgaaagaaaaaaaagaagtattGTTCAACATATCTTCCATTTATGGTGGTTGCTTACCATCCCTAGGAAACTTCCTGAAAGCAGCATTTTTCTGCCTAGCTTGTCCATCAGAAGCATTGCAACAATTGAGCCTAGGAGCAAACAGACAAATAAGATCTCAAATGAACATAACAGAACAGTATAAGAACTACTTCGACACGCTCACCTGATAAGTTTGAGATCCCCATGCATATGTTGGCAAGGTTAGAGGGCACTCCAACACTTCTGAACACAGTTGATGAGAAATAGAACACAGAATTTATTCCGGATAACTGTTGTAAAGCAAAGAGCGTTGTGCCAATAAAAACAACTGTAGCAAAAAAGGAACTTGTAATGAACAAACTTCACGGCCAAACACAACTCAGTTTATATGAAGCACTTAAATGCAATGGAATAGATAACAGAACAGCGGGTACCATTGAAGTGGCGGCCATAAAACAACTCCGAGTACTTCACACTTTCTCCATCATCTCCTCTTTCAGATCTAGAAAGTTCTGCCATGGCAGATTTTACGTGAAGAGGGCCTAGCAGCTTTTCAAATTGCATCTCTGCTTCACTTGTTCTTCCACACTGCATGAAGAAAGAACAGGACATATCAAATCATTCTGGAAATACCTGCTAAACATTTTATTGTTAAATATTAATTCACACAAACAATTACTGGCCTAATTTAATCCATGGCTCACATCATACAGTCAATTATGGAGTATGAAAGCAACATGAGAAATATAGTCTAACCAACACccaaaaaaataactaaaaacaGCTCCACTAATGTTTGTGACAAAAGGAGCACACCTGCATATTGTGTATAATAACTATGCTCATTAACATAGATGAAAAATAGTGTATCTGTGCAATAGCTGGCACAAAAAGCTTCAGGACACTGGAAAGGAATTATAGTCAACAAGCTGATCGTTTGATTGATGCCATACCAAATCACAAGAGTAACCTTCAAAGATTTTCAGATGGTACTTGCAGACATTTAAGGAAACTAATACTGTTTATTACAATtcaaatatcaatatcaatgtAGTAAAGTGGCCTCCAAGATGGTGCTCAAAACATCAAAGTAAGGGTCGAAGCTTCCTCAGAAAGTAGAAGATACAAGAAAAATTCCAGAAGATCAAACTAAAAGCACATTTAAAAAGTAGAGTCAGAGAGACATCAAAGGAAAGTAGAAAGCTTTGAAGTTTAACTTGATAAATCAGAAACATTAGCACAAGCAGTATGCCAAAGTAAAGGCACCTTATATAGCCACTGCGGGCTCTCAGCACAGAACTCCATACCAAGGGCTTGTAGAGTTGCTGGGATAGTTGCAACCCAGAAACACACTCTCCACCTGCCAATGGCATGAGTAACATTAGCACAGATGGATTTCACACATATTAAGTGCGACACGCATTTAAAGGACTAAAGCAGGAAGATTCTGACCATCTATCAATATCCTTGACAGGTGTACCAATTAGGAGAGATACTATGATTCCAAGACAGGTTGCAATCTGAACAAAGCTGCCATATGTACCCCTCACTGTAGGAGGAGAAACCTGGATTCAAACAGAGGTAAAGGTAAACATAGATGAACTAGAATAAACTTTCCCGTAGGTAATCGACATTGAAGAAAAATACCAATTACAGACCTCTGTTATATAGAGTGAAGCTACTGGTGGACCCAATCCCATCCCTATTCCAACCAAGAATCTTCCAAGAAGCATACCCTCCAGACTATTGGTGAGAGCACTGCAAATTTTTTCGTCATCAGAATGGTTTAAATGAGACAGAAACAAAGTAATTATATGTATCTACTTTTCTTtaaagtaaaagaaaattcaGTCTATTCCATGGTTTCATCCAATTGTACATAAGAAACCATCAGTAAAGCAAATCTTATATACTTCCTTTTTCACATCGTAACATTCTTAATACGCCAGGAGTGCAATTAAGAAAGCAACATTGTTAAAAATTTGATAAAGGCAGAGGGCTTGTATTTAACTCTGTACTTCTATGTTTCTAGTGCAAGTCAATTTAAATTTCACTTCTTGTAGAGTGCTTGTATTTAACTAAAGTTTTACAGTATTGGTCAGTTCCTTCTTGTCATTAAGGAAATGTGTATATGGTTTCTGCGACTGGGTCAGGAGATCCAAGCTTCCAGAGTGCCCACATGACAACATGACATGTAGACTCCATGCGACCATGCACCTGTTTTAAAGTAGTCCCACACGATTGTTACAGGACAAATCACATTCATTACTCATCTCCTAACAAAGTCTGGATTCATTATGCAGTATTCACAGTGCTGCTACTTGTTACTCCAGCAGTGTGCTCCATAAAACAAAAGAGAGTAGAGTTGGTCTTTCCATAACTCAACCTTTCAGCAATTCTAAAGAACAAATAGACCGGGTCACCAGTCAGCCAGTCACCGCTAATTCAACCCAATGAGTAATTAATTATTCAACACCAAACTGATTAAGTTGTTATACTGACTCCGCAAAGAATTTGGAATGCTGGCAAGTGACAATTAAACACAGCCTTAAACAGGGGTGAAAACGGTCAGAAACGATCGAAAATTGTCATTATCATTTCCTAAGCACACCTTTTTTTCTTGGAAACGATAAGTCCAGAAATGAAAACGATATTGGAAATGCTGGAATATCAGAAAAGGAACCCTCGGAGCAGAAACATGTCAATACCGGTCGAAAACAGATAATGCAAATCAAAAACACCAAACTATAACATTAATGCACATTAACGCTAAGCAACTTACAATGTCAACACAACAGCATGTGTTCAAACAACCGCACAAACATATGAGTACACAAAATGAGAATAATTTCGACCACCAACATAACACCACTGCACAAGCATATGAAAATAAATGCGGCAACCGACATACCACAACCATACAAGCATAATGCGTCAAATAAGATTCATGAGAAAACAACTCTGGATGAAGAAGTGATGCATCAAGGCAGACCTATactcgcatgcatgcatggctgcaTGGGCCCCATGCATGGCTGCCCTGCTAACTCACACACGTATGATTGGCCAGCTGGAATAAATTCATTCCGCGGCAGCATCAGGGAGGGGCGCGGGGCTCAGGGAGGCGGCATCGACAATGGGGCGGGGAGGGAAGCGGGGCGGTGTGGATCTGGACATCAGCCGTCGAGGGAATAGGGTGCTGCGGCTGTGCGGCCTGGGCCTGCCAGTCAGCGACCCTGTGTGGACTGTGGTGGCGTGATGCACTGGTTCGTGGGCTGGGAGTGGGAGAGAGTAGGCCTTAGGGTTGGCCGGTTTGAAGTGTTAGGCTTGGTCCAGCATGGATAAAAACTGAGATTTGTGCAATTCGAAATTTTCGACGGAAAATACGCTCTCCCGTTTCCGCTATCGTTTCTGACTGGCTTTTCCCATTTCCGTTATGGTTTCCAAAGATTTTCATTTCCGTTTCTCCATTTCTCGTATTATGCGGAAACGATCGTCGATCGATCAGGAATTTCCATCACCGTTTTCACCCCTAACTTAAACTGACCAAAGTACAGATAGAAGGATTTGAGTGGAAAGGGAAATCAAATGAAGTAACGCATTATGTCACCTTATGGCAGCACCAACAATCATGGGCAGCGCACTGAGCTGGAACGCCCTGCGGCGCCCAATCCCGTCGGCAATAGAGCCGCTGAACAGGCACCCGACGAAAGCTCCTCCCAGGCAGATACTAACCACGAGCCCTGCACCCAGAGGAACAAGGTTTTACGACTTGCCTGATGATAATTCACCAAAACATCCCAAATTTTCCACCAGAGACTGCCCACACCTTCGGCGAGCGTGTTCCCGGCGAAGCCGAGGTCATTGGAGATGCTCTCGAGCGGCTCGTTCACCACCCTGCATCATCACCAAATGAACAGGCGTTTAACGAGAGGGCAACATAGCAATTAAAAGGAGCAAGAGCCGAAAACGTGAGCGGAAATGCGCGCACCCGGAGTGGTAGCCGAAGAGGAACGAGGTGAGCGTGGCGACGCACACGTGCGGCAGCGACATGCGCCACGACGGCCCCGCGCCGCCGTCCGTCATCTTCACTGCGCAAAGAAATGGGCGCCACCGCCATCAGAACAGGAACCTCGCATTCACCACCGGAAAACAAAATGGGAAACGAAATGCTGGGATCGGATCGGCGGGTGAACCTGGCGTCTCGACGTTGGGATCCATGGCGGCGTCCCTGGACGGCACGCGCTTGTACGCCGAGGTGTTAAGCTTCCACCGCATCGCCGCTGATCCACAGAATCACAACTCAAATCAACCGGATTTCCCACAAAACCAGAGCCAGCACGGAGGGTTCGGGAACGGGGACGGGGGCGAGAGAGATCTGGGCCGGTCTGGTCTCGGGGGAGGAAGCGACGCGGGGACGACGCGTGTATTAATAGCGGCGGTTAAGTGAAATTAATCAGAGTACGAGGCTCGTTTACCTGGCTACCGCGTGCGCGCGCATCAGATCGGGAGGGGGAGGCGACGTGCCCGCCGTACGGTGCAAGTGAGGCAGCGGAGAGAggggcggggaggcggcggcggatctGGGGAGGAGGGAGCGCCTTGATTGCTTCGAGTTGATTAGTCCTGGGTGGGTTCGGTGGGGGAGCACGGAGACCGAGAGGAGGCGGTGGAAGTCAGGTGCGCGCcgcgccgagccgagccgagctgcGCGGATATGGCGAATGGGAGGACACGGAGGGGGGAAGGGGGAGCCCGTGACTGATGATGAGGTCGTGCCGCCTGCGAAGCAGCGAACACGGGGTGGCAGGCACACCGCACACGGAGGGGAAAAGGCATTTTTTTACGTACCGACCCTTCAAACTATACTAGGCTGTTTGTTTCATAGGGCTTAGAAGTTTAGAAgtttaaataatcaaataaacGGATTTATTAAAaagtaatttttaataaattagaaaaaaaattaaaaaatataaactataAACTAGCTGGGAATAGTTTTTTAAAGTAGTATActaagaagctaaaaaattattgtaaaaccAACAGTTAAAATCAAAAAGCAGTatttcagaaaaaccaaaaatatagtttttcaaaaaagtCAGAAGCAGAAGCCTAAACAAACATGCCTTAACTAATTATCTAGGCTTGTAAcgaaaatattaatattaggcGCAATAATATTAACCACAAATTTAATGTATAGAAATATAAATATGTTAGAAGAGCTTCAACGAACGAATACGTCAAGAGCACTatcatagtttgatttcagatgagatccgaaaaaaattatttgataatttccttcttattttatttatttatttattagtaaaattagtttcatatttgtaGCTGGTATTGAGTAAGAGTCTAGAGGACGAGAGtagataataaaaaaaagtatattatttgaatctagaagtttttattagataagagaAGAGCAGAGAAAAATATAATCGGgaactcatattttatatagtagcgTTACAGTCGTGAAAAAATAGGCCTCAAAGTTGGATTTGTACTGTGCTGGGTAGACTACATGTCTGTCCACTCACGTACTATACCTGTGGAAGCTCGAAGGAAGACCATCTTTCCAAATACATACTTAGTTTTGGGCCAACAACCAAGAAAAACATTTTATTTGGGTACTCCAACAAACTTGCGTTTGAGTAAAATTCATTTCTGTAAAACAAGATTTGTAAGTTCTTTTAGGAAAAAAAGTGCACTCGGCTTTAGGAAAACAGTTTAGATAATATAAACCTAGCAGAAAGATATAGTGAAACCGTGAATGAGTGGAAAAAGGTCAGAGTGACATGCATAAAGCAACGGTACCGACCGAGAGGTGGTGCGGTACTGCAAGCATGGGAGAGCGTAGGGCAATGCAGTTAGGCCACGATAGAGGTGATTGTGGCGTGGCAAGCTCGGTTCTACCTCTCTATAGTCTACATTGAGGGCGAGAGGAGAAATGAGAGAGTAGGGTGGTAGATTGCTACGCCGAGATCTTGAAAGATAGATAAGCTACCAGTTGATGTAAATATGATAAATGACGGACATAAACACTAATGTTCAAACTTGGATTAGTAATTCATGACATTCTTGTTGTTACAATAGGCTAAGTAAATCACTTTGGACGCAACCGCTCTTGCTTTCCTCGTCAAATAAGTATTTGATATGCACTTGTTGACGCTCTCGCTCTCGATTAATTCATGACATTCTTGTTGTCCAACATGGTCTATTGAAACTTTGAAACCATTTTTTCTGAAATACTACATGACACTATGGAATATTGCGAAGTTAACGGGGGGTTGGTGCAACATTACAGTAGATCTTCTTACAATCTCGTTTCCCTTGTGCCTTCACTTCTCTTATTACAGTCAAAGAAATTGGATCCTGGCCACCCAAATCATCGTGTGCGTCCCGCTCCGTGAGCCAGGTCCACCGCGCACGCCGCTGGTGGTTCGGCGCGAGTCGGG
This genomic interval carries:
- the LOC133922289 gene encoding probable plastidic glucose transporter 2 — its product is MRWKLNTSAYKRVPSRDAAMDPNVETPVKMTDGGAGPSWRMSLPHVCVATLTSFLFGYHSGVVNEPLESISNDLGFAGNTLAEGLVVSICLGGAFVGCLFSGSIADGIGRRRAFQLSALPMIVGAAISALTNSLEGMLLGRFLVGIGMGLGPPVASLYITEVSPPTVRGTYGSFVQIATCLGIIVSLLIGTPVKDIDRWWRVCFWVATIPATLQALGMEFCAESPQWLYKCGRTSEAEMQFEKLLGPLHVKSAMAELSRSERGDDGESVKYSELFYGRHFNVVFIGTTLFALQQLSGINSVFYFSSTVFRSVGVPSNLANICMGISNLSGSIVAMLLMDKLGRKMLLSGSFLGMAFAMGLQAVGANRQYLGSMSVYLSVGGILLFVLSFSLGAGPVPGLLLPEIFPNKIRAKAMALCMSVHWVVNFFVSLLFLRLLEQLGPQLLYTIFSSFCVIAAIFVRRNVVETKGKTLQEIEVSLLQTQ